A segment of the Filifactor alocis ATCC 35896 genome:
ATATTTTTCTATCTGTTAAGAATTAAGAGTGACGGGAAAGTTCACAGGAATAAGAGATTAAGTGATTTCAAAACAAACATGTATAAATCTAAGAGGAGCTTAATATGAATAACGAAAGAAAAACATAACAAAACAAAAAAAGAGAGAGGCAACAATTAAATAGAATAGAGATGAATTACAGTCAACCGATTACTCAAGTGGAATGGTTAGATTACAGGGAAAAAATAAAGAGTCTATCGTATCTGAGTTGTAGGAAATCATACATATAAAAATGAAAAGAGAGTATGATTTAACTAATTATATAGGAGGGGAATTATGAAGAATAAAATTGAATTTTCAGCAGATGGTAGAGAGATATGTCGTTTTTTGACAGTAGTTTTTATTTTAACTCTGATTATAGGAATTGCTACAGCGTATGGATATTATATAGGTTCAAATATACGAATGGCAGGCTATGTTATGATGTTGATACCGGCTTTATCCGTTATTCTTACCGTTAAGTGGGACAAAACAAAAGTATACCCTAAAAAAATATTTGATTTTTATCAAGTAACAGCATTTTTAATTTTTCTGTATGTGGTAATATCGATTTTTATGGGAATTGATTTACCTTCTGATTTAGGTATTGTCGGGTGGCTTTTCAATGGAGAATCACTTGTTGGAAATATTTTTCCAATTATAGTAGGATTAACAAATTTCTTTTTGATTTTTTTCATATACGAAAACAATCAGATGGAAGAAAATAAAGAGTTAATGAAGTTATGGAAACTTTCCGATTTTAATTTCAAGAAAATAATACAATATACATGTTATTTCATTGTTCTGAAAAATATAATCATGATAGTTGTGGGAATTTTGTACGTAAATATAGACTTTGTGTTGTATATACTTGACTATAAATTTTGGTTGGCAGAAGTAATTGTGATACCAATGGTTTTTTTGTATGTACCTTTCTTTTTTGGAGAAGAGTACGGTTGGCGTTTTTTTCTTCAGCCTCGTTTGCAGAAAAAGTTTGGGAAAATAAAAGGTGTGATACTTCTTGGA
Coding sequences within it:
- a CDS encoding CPBP family intramembrane glutamic endopeptidase — protein: MKNKIEFSADGREICRFLTVVFILTLIIGIATAYGYYIGSNIRMAGYVMMLIPALSVILTVKWDKTKVYPKKIFDFYQVTAFLIFLYVVISIFMGIDLPSDLGIVGWLFNGESLVGNIFPIIVGLTNFFLIFFIYENNQMEENKELMKLWKLSDFNFKKIIQYTCYFIVLKNIIMIVVGILYVNIDFVLYILDYKFWLAEVIVIPMVFLYVPFFFGEEYGWRFFLQPRLQKKFGKIKGVILLGVIWGIWHLPLVLFYYSTPENFFYAVTHQIMCCIFLSIVFAYFYEKSGSLWCVVSFHSINNAIAGIVAVKQGGIKELYSGDWMDLGVSFAVFAFIAIFFLKTDVFTEKKLN